The following coding sequences lie in one Arabidopsis thaliana chromosome 3, partial sequence genomic window:
- the ATL5 gene encoding AtL5 (AtL5 (ATL5); FUNCTIONS IN: zinc ion binding; INVOLVED IN: protein complex assembly; LOCATED IN: membrane; EXPRESSED IN: 6 plant structures; EXPRESSED DURING: F mature embryo stage, petal differentiation and expansion stage, E expanded cotyledon stage, D bilateral stage; CONTAINS InterPro DOMAIN/s: Zinc finger, RING-type (InterPro:IPR001841), Zinc finger, C3HC4 RING-type (InterPro:IPR018957); BEST Arabidopsis thaliana protein match is: RING/U-box superfamily protein (TAIR:AT2G47560.1); Has 10661 Blast hits to 10636 proteins in 314 species: Archae - 0; Bacteria - 0; Metazoa - 2642; Fungi - 1094; Plants - 5229; Viruses - 125; Other Eukaryotes - 1571 (source: NCBI BLink).): MGNLFDSSKTLWGNMNHGSSRYSLNGKIMLASVIILFVAVILILCFHSYARWLFRRQNRRIRRRISAHLRSLAAARDPTQSSSSLSPLDPTVLEKIPIFVYSVKTHESPLEECSVCLSEFEEDDEGRVLPKCGHVFHVDCIDTWFRSRSSCPLCRAPVQPAQPVTEPEPVAAVFPSVKPIEDTEAGSSSSSDESESSTPSSSSGSPVRFPMEACEREPIDLVGIIVEIPREFQDSNSDLPADNGSNRRASLKRLWII; this comes from the coding sequence ATGGGAAACCTGTTTGACAGTAGCAAGACTTTATGGGGAAACATGAACCATGGATCGTCACGTTACTCTCTAAACGGCAAAATCATGCTTGCTTCCGTCATCATCCTCTTCGTCGCCGTCATTTTAATCCTCTGTTTCCACAGCTACGCTAGATGGTTATTCCGCCGTCAAAACCGCCGTATTCGCCGCCGTATCAGTGCTCACCTCCGATCACTCGCCGCCGCTAGAGACCCCACCCAATCATCATCCTCCCTCTCTCCTCTTGATCCGACGGTGCTCGAGAAGATCCCTATCTTCGTCTACTCCGTTAAAACCCATGAATCTCCGCTTGAGGAATGCTCTGTTTGCTTGTCGGAAttcgaagaagacgacgaaggACGTGTCCTTCCCAAATGCGGCCACGTGTTCCATGTCGATTGTATAGACACGTGGTTCCGGTCCAGATCAAGTTGTCCTCTTTGTAGAGCTCCGGTTCAACCCGCACAGCCGGTTACCGAACCCGAACCGGTTGCTGCTGTGTTTCCATCGGTTAAACCAATTGAGGATACCGAAGCCGGAAGTTCCTCTTCATCGGACGAATCCGAATCCTCGACGCCGTCTTCCTCCTCTGGTTCGCCGGTGAGGTTTCCGATGGAAGCTTGTGAGAGAGAACCGATTGATTTAGTCGGTATCATTGTGGAGATTCCCAGGGAATTTCAAGATTCTAATTCGGATCTACCCGCAGATAACGGGTCGAATCGTCGGGCTTCGTTGAAAAGGCTATGGATTATTTGA
- the RR20 gene encoding two-component response regulator (response regulator 20 (RR20); CONTAINS InterPro DOMAIN/s: Response regulator, plant B-type (InterPro:IPR017053), Myb-like DNA-binding domain, SHAQKYF class (InterPro:IPR006447), CheY-like (InterPro:IPR011006), Homeodomain-like (InterPro:IPR009057), Myb, DNA-binding (InterPro:IPR014778), Signal transduction response regulator, receiver domain (InterPro:IPR001789), HTH transcriptional regulator, Myb-type, DNA-binding (InterPro:IPR017930), Homeodomain-related (InterPro:IPR012287); BEST Arabidopsis thaliana protein match is: response regulator 1 (TAIR:AT3G16857.1); Has 42655 Blast hits to 42546 proteins in 2672 species: Archae - 190; Bacteria - 36376; Metazoa - 10; Fungi - 129; Plants - 2482; Viruses - 1; Other Eukaryotes - 3467 (source: NCBI BLink).), with protein sequence MSVFSNILDENSRNLRNEIPCDDGIASPINDDDEEFLTKSNRVLLVGADSNSSLKNLMTQYSYQVTKYESGEEAMAFLMKNKHEIDLVIWDFHMPDINGLDALNIIGKQMDLPVVIMSHEYKKETVMESIKYGACDFLVKPVSKEVIAVLWRHVYRKRMSKSGLDKPGESGTVESDPDEYDDLEQDNLYESNEEGSKNTCDHKEEKSPTKKPRMQWTPELHHKFEVAVEKMGSLEKAFPKTILKYMQEELNVQGLTRNNVASHLQKYRQSSKKTCTPQEPQEDFVWGNAGPDVTLAASKTLLSSHATPSYLINNQAAPRGSYFMNNIPYPSTSCLPVNNNNCFMTNPSTYIDQFQHQLQQQQQHQQYQSTLNSISAMLTKQESRHVPSSAMENSEPLMIYNSNLPFGIDECFPPAGFNIFDQIGHN encoded by the exons ATGTCAGTTTTTTCGAACATACTCGATGAGAACTCTCGCAACTTGCGAAACGAAATACCTTGTGATGATGGAATTGCATCTCCCATCaacgacgacgacgaagaGTTCTTGACTAAAAGTAATAGGGTTCTTTTGGTCGGTGCAGATTCCAATTCGTCTTTGAAGAATCTCATGACACAGTATTCCTATCAAG TAACGAAATATGAGAGCGGAGAAGAGGCCATGGCTTTCTTGATGAAGAATAAGCATGAGATCGATCTAGTGATTTGGGATTTCCATATGCCCGATATCAATGGACTCGACGCTCTCAATATCATTGGTAAACAGATGGATTTACCCGTAGTAA TCATGTCTCATGAATACAAGAAGGAAACGGTGATGGAATCGATTAAGTACGGTGCGTGTGACTTTCTTGTGAAGCCGGTGAGCAAAGAGGTCATTGCAGTTCTATGGCGACATGTTTATCGAAAAAGGATGTCAAAATCTGGTTTAGATAAACCGGGTGAATCAGGTACGGTTGAATCAGATCCGGACGAATACGACGATTTAGAGCAAGACAATCTCTATGAGAGCAACGAAGAAGGCTCCAAAAACACTTGCGAtcacaaagaagagaagtctCCGACCAAGAAACCGCGGATGCAATGGACTCCTGAACTTCACCACAAATTTGAAGTAGCCGTCGAAAAAATGGGCAGCCTTGAGA AGGCTTTTCCAAAGACGATTCTCAAATATATGCAAGAAGAATTGAATGTCCAGGGGCTCACTAGAAACAACGTAGCCAGTCATCTCCAG AAGTACCGTCAAAGTTCCAAAAAGACCTGCACTCCTCAGGAGCCTCAAGAAGATTTTGTCTGGGGTAATGCTGGGCCAGATGTCACTCTTGCAGCCTCTAAAACGCTCCTAAGCTCCCATGCTACACCATCGTATTTGATAAACAATCAAGCTGCGCCTAGAGGATCATATTTCATGAACAATATCCCGTATCCATCAACCAGTTGCCTGCCagtgaacaacaacaactgcTTCATGACCAACCCTTCCACTTATATTGACCAATTCCAGCACCagctgcagcagcagcagcaacatcAACAGTACCAGTCTACTCTAAATAGTATATCTGCCATGCTAACCAAGCAAGAATCTAGACACGTGCCATCATCAGCCATGGAAAATTCCGAGCCGCTCATGATCTATAATTCAAATCTACCTTTCGGTATCGACGAGTGTTTCCCACCTGCAGGATTCAACATTTTCGATCAGATTGGTCACAATTGA
- the PRP3 gene encoding proline-rich protein 3 (proline-rich protein 3 (PRP3); CONTAINS InterPro DOMAIN/s: Pollen Ole e 1 allergen/extensin (InterPro:IPR006041); BEST Arabidopsis thaliana protein match is: proline-rich protein 1 (TAIR:AT1G54970.1); Has 50468 Blast hits to 23098 proteins in 1486 species: Archae - 263; Bacteria - 8049; Metazoa - 18736; Fungi - 5929; Plants - 9093; Viruses - 1757; Other Eukaryotes - 6641 (source: NCBI BLink).), protein MAITRSSLAICLILSLVTITTADYYSPSSPPVYKSPEHKPTLPSPVYTPPVYKPTLSPPVYTKPTIPPPVYTPPVYKHTPSPPVYTKPTIPPPVYTPPVYKPTLSPPVYTKPTIPPPVYTPPVYKPTPVYTKPTIPPPVYTPPVYKPTPSPPVYKKSPSYSSPPPPYVPKPTYTPTTKPYVPEILKAVDGIILCKNGYETYPILGAKIQIVCSDPASYGKSNTEVVIYSNPTDSKGYFHLSLTSIKDLAYCRVKLYLSPVETCKNPTNVNKGLTGVPLALYGYRFYPDKNLELFSVGPFYYTGPKAAPATPKY, encoded by the exons ATGGCGATCACACGCTCCTCCTTGGCCATTTGCCTCATCCTCTCTTTGGTTACCATAACCACCGCCGATTACTACTCTCCCTCATCTCCTCCGGTTTACAAATCACCGGAACACAAACCCACGCTCCCGTCTCCGGTTTACACTCCACCCGTTTACAAGCCTACCCTCTCCCCTCCAGTCTACACTAAGCCAACTATCCCACCTCCGGTTTACACCCCACCGGTTTACAAGCATACACCCTCACCTCCGGTTTACACTAAGCCAACTATCCCACCCCCAGTGTACACCCCACCCGTTTACAAGCCAACTCTCTCACCTCCGGTTTACACTAAACCCACTATCCCACCTCCCGTTTACACCCCACCGGTTTACAAGCCAACTCCGGTTTACACTAAGCCAACAATCCCACCTCCGGTTTACACTCCACCGGTTTACAAGCCTACTCCCTCTCCCCCGGTCTACAAAAAGTCTCCAAGCTATtcgtctcctcctcctccatacGTACCAAAACCAACCTACACTCCAACCACCAAGCCATACGTCCCAGAGATTCTTAAGGCCGTTGATGGCATCATTCTATGCAAAAACGGCTACGAAACCTACCCTATTCTag GAGCAAAGATACAGATTGTGTGTTCCGACCCAGCATCATACGGTAAAAGCAACACCGAGGTTGTGATCTACAGTAATCCAACTGACTCTAAGGGATACTTCCACTTGTCGTTGACCAGTATTAAGGATCTAGCTTACTGTCGTGTCAAGCTCTACTTATCTCCGGTCGAGACTTGCAAGAACCCGACCAATGTTAACAAGGGTCTCACAGGAGTTCCCTTGGCGTTGTACGGATACCGTTTCTACCCGGACAAGAACTTGGAGCTCTTTAGCGTCGGACCTTTCTACTACACTGGTCCCAAGGCTGCCCCCGCCACTCCCAAATACTGA